A portion of the Kwoniella newhampshirensis strain CBS 13917 chromosome 1, whole genome shotgun sequence genome contains these proteins:
- a CDS encoding galactokinase codes for MAAQAPIPKFNSLAEIYPSSSAVLREGKRWNDVVGKFQEVYGTRPTHIVRAPGRVNVLGEHVDYSLFPVLPAAIEEDIVFAFRPTASTADNPAHIRLANIDKKHHYPPCDFPITHSGEEWDVKLTEAKGWDKYVRVALLECLEELFPGGEELSGSDKHASGMDVLVSGTVPPGSGLSSSAAMVVGAVIVFLVANDLEKSKTKADVVHLAIASEHRMGLRTGGMDQSASALCLPYSLLHLSFHPTLHPAPLPLPPTLAIIITNSLAPHSLTDSAPEEYNLRVVEMLCATRILLEAWGLDSKVGKQRKWLREVLELWDGEEEDEGKLLEKALGEIDGILGGERKERGWTREEMSEKSGMSKEDFEEMYLHFLETRASHLHLYQRTYHTLTESLRVHNFVQLCREIDSNPSTTPASDPRILQLGKYLNQSHDCMRDVYECTHPWVDELQKVCVEAGAVGSRMTGGGWGGSVVSLLPVDEIPTFLKNVREKYTHYNGLTDEQFGEAAFATLPGHGAGGESSCFRTSG; via the exons ATGGCAGCTCAAGCACCCATTCCAAAATTCAATTCCCTCGCAGAGATCTATCCATCATCAAGCGCAGTGCTGAGAGAAGG CAAGAGATGGAACGACGTTGTGGGAAAGTTCCAAGAGGTCTACGGAACCAGACCGACACACATCGTGAGAGCACCCGGACGAGTGAACGTCTTGGGGGAACACGTCGATTACTCCCTCTTC CCTGTACTCCCCGCAGCAATCGAGGAAGACATAGTCTTCGCTTTCCGTCCAACAGCTTCTACCGCTGATAACCCCGCCCATATCCGCCTCGCCAACATCGACAAGAAACACCATTATCCACCTTGCGATTTCCCCATCACCCATTCTGGCGAAGAATGGGATGTCAAGCTCACGGAAGCAAAGGGATGGGACAAGTATGTCCGTGTGGCCTTGCTCGAATGTCTGGAGGAGCTCTTCCCAGGTGGCGAAGAGCTCAGCGGAAGTGACAAGCACGCGTCGGGAATGGACGTCTTGGTCTCCGGGACTGTACCTCCTGGATCGGGTTTGAGC AGCTCCGCTGCGATGGTCGTAGGCGCAGTGAttgtcttcctcgtcgcgAACGATctggagaagagcaagacgAAGGCGGATGTCGTGCACCTTGCCATTGCGAGTGAGCACCGAATGGGTCTCCGAACCGGTGGTatggat CAATCTGCGTCAGCCCTCTGCCTCCCATATTCCCTCCTGCATCTTTCATTCCACCCAACACTTCACCCagctcctctccctctccctcccacTCTGGCTATCATAATAACCAACTCCCTCGCCCCCcattcactcaccgatTCCGCCCCGGAGGAATACAACCTCCGAGTCGTCGAGATGCTCTGCGCCACTCGGATCTTGCTCGAAGCCTGGGGTTTGGATTCGAAAGTTGGTAAACAGAGAAAATGGTTGAGAGAGGTGTTGGAATTGTGGGacggggaagaggaggatgaaggcAAGTTGTTGGAGAAGGCTTTGGGGGAGATTGATGGGATCCTGggtggagagaggaaggagagaggatggacgagggaagagatgagtgAGAAGTCGGGGATGAGCAAGGAGGACTTCGAAGAGATGTATCTGCATTTCTTGGAAA CCAGAGCATCCCACCTTCACCTGTACCAAAGAACATATCACACCCTCACCGAATCCCTCCGAGTACACAACTTTGTGCAACTGTGTCGAGAGATCGATTCGAACCCATCAACGACTCCAGCTTCCGATCCTCGCATCCTTCAGTTGGGCAAATACTTGAATCAGAGTCACGATTGCATGCGCGATGTTTACGAATGTACTCATCCATGGGTGGACGAGCTGCAGAAGGTCTGCGTCGAGGCGGGAGCCGTTGGGAGTCGTATGACCG gtggaggatggggaggtTCAGTCGTCTCCCTACTTCCAGTCGACGAGATCCCTACTTTCCTCAAAAATGTACGAGAGAAATATACCCATTACAACGGCTTGACAGACGAACAATTTGGAGAAGCGGCATTCGCTACTCTTCCAGGCCACGGTGcgggaggtgagtcttcttGCTTCCGAACTTCCGGATAA
- a CDS encoding transcription elongation factor SPT6 has translation MSDRSASPEGEGEEIRPFGDERDSSEEESEDDPEEAKRIAEGFIVQDEDEDEDDDDDDEDDEEERRRKKKERKKRRKREKARLRKEREEVVLSDDELELLNENRGLAGPSQVRPLKRLRRRSGSGASEGGPTLQDMFRDDEDRRDRDDDEDDDLMDFIEEDEEEEGATRETEEERRERKREEKLRRREAARTRPELAGVDRTSWDEIYAVFGDGQEYDWALEGEDGMDLDDDEDAAKKDLRLEDVFDPAEIKSRRLQDEDKAVASKDIPERHQLVNSTLSDNPVFAPDSLYPPPDLAAGWAYTKISLRTQYLFCSMHEEGSYPEPTMDNPNPYPAYRRIDLANEYRAVVSKALNMMFVQHLEVPYLWHYKRDAFSVLENQGQSSVQFLERDELWQLYHLGIRFRAIFERNQQTQQLWEKIKSRRPDVEDEYLTTKLLPSICMMSIESAGEGSDWVAYHYQSDLKAIKEEEALEEGAKRLVERSEQEDLRQGPIMKLVEAYGISVSQVATTFNEPEGQPIPPKNPERMPNDLAEEYSGTGTLFSSPESALKAASHILITEFSKDPAIRQQTRDFMDACGVVTVNPTERGMSVIDEYHLYYNFKFLTNKPVPMFKDSPQFLHMLKAEEEGLITISIEADEAQVQSFVETLVRCCRSNDYGEISTAWNEVRAEICSTVTRKHLVPAAAKWLKEHLKDEAEEYVAERCRAELELRANVQPFATPGMEPGETPSVLALTNGKGDIRDAVMAVMLDDDGNVRTQTKFDNLRDEADKVSLIELVEKRKPKVVTIGGQSIQAARMRDDAAAALREVAIRAFGENPPVSEAYQSHEEYVAALADYDQRLSVYLIPLIFVNDATARLYSTSEEAEKEHPTLPINGRYALGLARYTQNPLNAYSKLGRHISSVTFMEHHQKLISQEKLLLHLERGLVNSVCAMGIEINSCVADPYQRAMLPFISGLGPRKADALIHGIQRHGALVNRLAFSDLGFFGPTIFENVAGFLTIESDLKDMMLEPENPQEQPDPLDMTRIHPEDYEFAQKMCQDSLDLDVEDVTDRHKSEVVQTLMLDDNRAQKLGELNLDDFAFNLQRQGEGNKRHALGEIVNELIRYRSDRRPPFYVPTEWEVVTMLTGETERTIGRGMKVTATVRKAISSRVFCQLESGMDAILERDYVADENQAAVQSCEDYFKPRQSVKAVVIVAEPNRFQVRISTRPSDLIQGVEFIQPFRKEPYNDLHRKAAAENEAAQKKRRQAGKIKRVVNHPNWHVLNSGQAEQFLASQHRGDVVIRPSSKGPDHLAVTWKVDEDVYQHIDVQEIDKPNEYSVGRKLRVAGRYTYSDLDDLIINHVMAMAKKVDEMQMHEKYKPEDELEAYLKNYVQAHPGRSMYGFSIDSDRPGYINLKFLNKSTKDGGVISTWPVQVLPGAYKLNNAEVPGVTELSNAFKLQYSARLAEQGTGGKTPGIRVGKTPLQGGRTPGGRTPALGSRTPMYGAGRTPMQPGMTPNPYGMPPQQPGYGASPNGYGVPPQAAYGIPPPGQYGMPPQPPPGMVGYGGMTPGRGVPPPGGMNAERA, from the exons ATGTCCGACCGTTCCGCCTCTcctgaaggagaaggtgaagagatcCGACCTTTCGGCGATGAGCGCGACTCGTCCGAGGAAGAGTCGGAAGACGATCCAGAGGAGGCTAAACGGATAGCGGAAGGGTTCATCGTtcaggacgaagatgaagacgaggatgatgatgatgatgatgaggatgatgaggaagagagacggaggaagaagaaggagaggaagaagcgtaggaagagggagaaggctcgtctgaggaaagagagagaagaagtagtCCTGTCAGACGACGAGTTGGAACTGTTGAATGAGAACAGAGGTTTGGCCGGTCCTTCTCAAGTGAGACCGctgaagaggttgaggagaagaagcggaagcggaGCGTCGGAAGGTGGACCAACTCTTCAGGACATGTTCagggatgacgaggatagGAGAGATAgggatgacgatgaagatgatgatctgatgGACTTcattgaggaagatgaggaagaagaaggagctacaagagagacagaggaggagagacgagagagaaagagagaagagaagctgagaagaagagaagcagCTAGGACAAGACCGGAGCTAGCGGGTGTGGACAGAAC GTCTTGGGACGAGATCTATGCTGTGTTCGGTGATGGCCAGGAGTACGATTGGGCGCTCGAAGGCGAAGACGGAATGGAtcttgacgatgacgaggacgcaGCCAAGAAGGATCTACGCTTAGAAGAC GTCTTCGACCCTGCCGAAATCAAGTCCAGAAGGCTGcaagacgaggacaaggcTGTTGCGAGCAAGGATATACCAGAGCGACATCAACTGGTCAACTCTACTCTTTCCGACAACCCAGTCTTCGCTCCGGACTCGCTCTATCCTCCACCAGATCTCGCCGCTGGTTGGGCTTACACCAAAATTTCTCTCCGAACTCAATACCTCTTCTGCAGTATGCATGAAGAGGGTTCCTATCCCGAACCGACCATGGATAACCCTAATCCCTATCCAGCTTACCGACGTATAGATCTCGCCAATGAGTACCGAGCTGTCGTCTCGAAAGCGCTCAATATGATGTTTGTCCAGCATCTCGAAGTGCCGTATCTATGGCATTACAAGCGCGACGCTTTCAGTGTGCTGGAAAATCAGGGTCAAAGTTCGGTTCAATTCCTCGAACGGGACGAGCTCTGGCAATTGTACCACCTGGGTATCCGATTCCGAGCTATCTTCGAGCGAAATCAACAGACACAACAGCtgtgggagaagatcaagtcgCGAAGACCAGATGTGGAGGATGAATACCTGACGACAAAGCTGTTACCGTCGATTTGCATGATGAGTATTGAATCAGCAGGGGAAGGGTCCGACTGGGTGGCATATCATTATCAGTCGGATCTCAAGGcgatcaaggaggaagaggctttggaagaaggagcgaaGAGATTGGTGGAGCGTTCGGAACAGGAGGACCTGAGACAAGGTCCGATCATGAAGCTGGTCGAA GCGTACGGTATATCGGTATCACAAGTTGCTACCACTTTCAACGAGCCCGAAGGACAGCCTATACCGCCAAAGAACCCCGAACGAATGCCCAATGATCTAGCAGAGGAATACTCCGGAACCGGTACACTTTTCTCGTCCCCTGAGTCAGCTCTCAAGG CTGCCAGTCACATTCTCATAACTGAGTTCTCCAAGGATCCGGCGATCAGACAGCAGACCCGAGACTTCATGGACGCTTGTGGTGTCGTTACTGTGAATCCTACAGAAAGAGGCATGTCAGTGATTGACGAGTACCACTTGTACTAC AACTTCAAGTTCCTCACCAATAAACCGGTACCCATGTTCAAAGATAGTCCCCAGTTCTTACATATGCTGAaagccgaagaagagggattAATTACCATCTCAATCGAGGCAGACGAAGCGCAAGTGCAATCATTTGTGGAGACACTAGTCAGATGTTGTCGATCGAACGACTACGGAGAGATCTCCACGGCATGGAACGAGGTTCGAGCAGAGATTTGCTCAACCGTAACAAGGAAACACCTTGTTCCCGCAGCGGCGAAATGGCTGAAGGAACACCTGAAGGATGAGGCCGAGGAGTACGTTGCGGAGAGATGCCGAGCTGAATTAGAGCTG CGAGCCAACGTCCAGCCATTTGCTACCCCTGGCATGGAGCCAGGCGAGACGCCATCAGTCCTCGCACTTACGAACGGCAAAGGTGACATCCGCGATGCTGTCATGGCAGTCATgcttgacgatgatggaaaCGTCCGAACACAAACCAAGTTCGACAATCTTCGAGACGAAGCCGACAAAGTATCCCTCATTGAGCtggttgagaagagaaagccAAAGGTGGTGACAATAGGCGGACAGTCGATCCAAGCGGCTCGAATGCGGGACGACGCTGCTGCCGCTTTGAGAGAAGTCGCAATCCGAGCTTTCGGCGAGAACCCACCGGTTTCGGAGGCTTACCAAAGTCACGAAGAATATGTTGCCGCCTTAGCAGACTACGATCAAAGGCTGTCCGTTTACCTCATtcccctcatcttcgtcaatgATGCTACCGCGCGACTCTACTCAACTTCGGAGGAGGCAGAGAAAGAGCATCCCACTCTTCCGATCAACGGTCGATATGCTTTGGGCTTAGCGCGATACACACAGAATCCGTTGAACGCCTACTCCAAGCTTGGCCGGCATATATCTTCGGTTACGTTTATGGAGCATCATCAAAAACTT ATCTCACAAGAGAAGCTGTTACTACATCTTGAAAGGGGATTGGTTAACTCTGTTTGTGCAATGGGCATCGAGATCAATTCATGTGTGGCGGACCCTTACCAGCGAGCTATGTTGCCCTTCATATCCGGTCTTGGGCCGAGAAAGGCAGATGCTTTGATCCACGGTATTCAACGACACGGCGCTCTTGTCAACCGACTGGCTTTTTCCGATCTCGGTTTTTTCGGGCCCACCATTTTCGAAAATGTTGCAGGTTTCTTGACTATCGAATCAGATCTGAAGGACATGATGTTGGAACCTGAAAACCCACAGGAGCAACCCGATCCGCTAGATATGACTAGAATTCACCCCGAGGACTATGAATTTGCACAAAAGATGTGTCAAGATTCACTAGACTTGGACGTGGAGGATGTCACGGATAGGCACAAATCTGAGGTCGTTCAGACCCTCATGTTGGATGACAACCGCGCGCAAAAGCTGGGAGAACTCAACCTGGACGACTTTGCTTTCAACCTGCAACGTCAAGGGGAAGGCAATAAGCGACATGCTCTCGGAGAGATCGTCAACGAGTTAATTCGATATAGGTCAGACCGAAGACCGCCCTTCTACGTTCCCACCGAGTGGGAAGTTGTGACGATGCTTACCGGAGAGACGGAACGTACCATCGGTCGAGGTATGAAGGTCACTGCTACCGTCCGAAAGGCTATATCGTCCAGAGTGTTCTGTCAACTCGAGTCTGGCATGGATGCGATCCTCGAGCGAGATTATGTTGCGGACGAAAACCAAGCCGCTGTTCAGTCTTGTGAGGACTATTTCAAACCTCGTCAGTCGGTCAAGGcagtcgtcatcgtcgcGGAGCCAAACCGTTTCCAGGTCAGAATATCAACACGACCTTCAGATCTTATTCAAGGTGTCGAATTCATCCAACCTTTCCGGAAGGAGCCATACAACGATCTTCATCGAAAAGCGGCAGCGGAGAACGAAGCGGCGCAAAAGAAACGACGTCAAGCAGGGAAGATCAAGCGAGTTGTTAATCATCCAAACTGGCACGTCCTCAATTCTGGTCAAGCCGAACAGTTTCTCGCTTCACAACATCGAGGCGATGTGGTCATACGTCCTTCCTCAAAGGGTCCTGATCATCTTGCGGTGACTTggaaggtcgacgaggatgtcTACCAACATATCGACGTGCAAGAGATTGACAAGCCTAACGAGTACTCTGTTGGTAGGAAGCTCAGAGTGGCGGGAAGATATACCTACAGTGATTTGGACGACTTGATAATCAACCACGTGATGGCTATGGCCAAGAAGGTTGATGAAATGCAAATGCACGAGAAGTATAAGCCCGAGGATGAGCTTG AGGCCTACTTGAAGAATTATGTGCAGGCTCATCCCGGACGAAGTATGTATGGTTTCAGCATCGATAGCGACAGACCAGGATACATCAATCTGAAGTTCCTAAATAAGTCAACCAAGGATGGCGGAGTGATCTCGACCTGG CCCGTGCAAGTTCTGCCTGGAGCTTACAAGCTCAACAACGCAGAAGTTCCCGGAGTCACCGAATTAAGTAACGCTTTCAAACTGCAGTACTCAGCTCGACTTGCAGAGCAAGGGACTGGTGGGAAGACGCCTGGTATTCGAGTCGGCAAAACGCCTCTACAGGGTGGACGTACTCCGGGTGGAAGAACACCAGCTCTCGGTTCACGGACACCGATGTATGGTGCGGGCCGTACGCCCATGCAGCCTGGCATGACGCCTAATCCTT ATGGTATGCCACCGCAACAGCCTGGATACGGAGCATCTCCTAACGGATATGGTGTACCGCCTCAAGCTGCATATGGAATACCACCACCCGGACAATACGGCATGCCACCGCAACCACCACCAGGAATGGTGGGGTATGGCGGCATGACCCCCGGCAGAGGAGTACCTCCACCTGGTGGAATGAACGCGGAGAGGGCGTGA
- a CDS encoding Sua5/YciO/YrdC/YwlC family tRNA threonylcarbamoyl adenosine modification protein yields MSTDTPILRCTDFASIAINPSTSSSPSHPLDSPSFSIPPSILPHLEVASRHLHSHRTVAVPTETVYGLAASSLDPEAVQAIYRIKNRPSDNPLIIHVSSLDMLRRLLPLNYTITPLYLALITAFWPGPLSLLFPSPNPPPPPAPQTNAIRMPSHPLALALIHHSNLPLSAPSANSSGRPSPTQAEHVYNDLNGADGLGCILDGGDCGVGVESTVVSGLGWVEGGGGQVDILRPGGLGVEEIARIVEQVDGQAGKTEILVHGKPWRSRKASTSTSSTPATLSKPKSTNPSIMTKSVSSLPPSTPGMKYRHYSPRVPVYLLEPSNIFPRPTNLPDQAESSAQAVLRQVAQRVPLSKARSKRRVGLLHFENSPLSQQISDASEEKGIEIVPVSLGTSVASAAQRLFAGMLALERERPQPEEGVQMDTGEGVDAIVVEGCSDDGLGLAVMERVGKAVGGGGKSGDLSNGETKDVQGSGNRFWVDVTG; encoded by the coding sequence ATGTCGACCGATACCCCCATCTTACGCTGCACCGATTTCGCTTCGATAGCCATCAAtccttccacttcatcttccccatctcatccactGGACTCTCCGTCATTCTCGATCCCTCCATCCATTCTTCCGCACCTGGAGGTTGCTTCGAGACATCTCCACTCTCATAGAACAGTCGCTGTGCCGACCGAGACGGTGTACGGTCTGGCGGCCTCCTCTCTGGATCCTGAAGCTGTGCAGGCTATCTATCGAATAAAAAACCGACCATCTGACAATCCATTGATCATCCacgtctcttctcttgacATGTTACGGCGACTTTTACCCCTCAATTACACCATAACTCCCCTTTATCTCGCTTTGATTACCGCATTTTGGCCAGGACCTTTGTCTCTTCTGTTCCCTTCACCcaatccacctccgccaccCGCTCCTCAGACCAACGCCATCAGGATGCCTTCACACCCTTTGGCTCTTGCTCTGATCCATCACTCCAATTTACCACTCTCGGCACCCTCTGCGAATTCCTCTGGCAGACCGAGTCCCACCCAAGCAGAACACGTCTATAACGATCTCAACGGAGCTGATGGTTTAGGGTGCATTcttgatggaggagattgcGGAGTAGGAGTGGAAAGCACAGTCGTCAGTGGTCTCGGCTgggtggagggaggtggGGGGCAGGTGGACATTCTGCGACCAGGAGGACTGGGCGTAGAGGAGATCGCTAGAATCGTAGAACAGGTAGATGGGCAAGCAGGAAAAACGGAAATACTAGTTCACGGAAAACCATGGCGTTCAAGAAAGGCATCAACGTCAACATCGTCGACTCCCGCCACGTTGTCCAAACCGAAGTCGACCAACCCATCGATAATGACTAAGAGCGTATCAAGCCTTCCTCCCTCTACGCCAGGTATGAAATACCGACATTACTCCCCTCGTGTTCCCGTCTACCTTCTCGAGCCAAGCAATATTTTTCCTCGACCGACAAATCTTCCGGATCAAGCGGAATCGTCAGCGCAAGCTGTCCTTCGACAGGTCGCACAACGTGTACCTCTCTCAAAGGCAAGATCGAAACGGCGTGTCGGTCTCCTGCATTTCGAGAATTCCCCTCTGAGTCAACAAATATCAGATGCCTCAGAAGAAAAAGGAATCGAGATTGTACCTGTGTCATTGGGGACTTCAGTGGCATCTGCAGCTCAACGACTTTTCGCAGGAATGTTGGCGCTTGAGCGAGAGCGACCTCAGCCGGAGGAAGGGGTGCAGATGGACACGGGCGAGGGTGTGGATGCAATTGTGGTCGAGGGTTGTTCAGACGATGGTCTGGGTTTAGCAGTGATGGAGCGTGTCGGGAAGGCTGTTGGCGGTGGCGGGAAGTCTGGCGATCTCTCCAATGGAGAGACGAAAGATGTCCAAGGCAGTGGGAATAGATTCTGGGTGGACGTGACAGGCTAG